The region TCGACCCAGCGCTCGCCCGCCGGCGTCTTCTCCTTCTTCCAGAACGGCGCCTGCGTCTTCAGGTAATCCATCACGAACTCGCACGACTGGAACGCGTCGCCGCGGTGCGCGGACACGGTCGCGACGAACACGATCTGATCAAGCGGATACAGCTTGCCGACCCGATGGACGATGGCGACGTCGATGCCCGGCCAGCGCGCGATCGCGTCCTCCGCGATCGCGGCGAGCGCCTTCTCGGTCATTCCCGGATAGTGCTCGAGCTCGAGCGCGTCGATCTGCTCGCCTTCGTTCAAATCGCGCACCGTGCCGACGAAGCACGCGATCGCGCCCACCTTCGGATTGCGCGCGCGCAGCGCCGCGATCTCGGCGCTCACGTCGAAATCGTCCGCCTGCACCCGTACCGTCGCCATCGTCGCCTCCTCAGCCGCCCGTCACGGGCGGGAAGAACGCGACCTCGCAGCCTTCGGTGATCCGCGTGCCGGCGTCCGTCATCGTGTGGTTGCACGCCATCCGCAACGCGCGGCCCTCGGCGAGCGTGTCCGCCCACGCGCCGCCGCGCGCGCGCAGCCATGCGCGCACGTCGCCCACCGTCGCGACACCGTCCGGCACCGTCACCGTCTCGCTCGCCACGCCGAGCGCTTCGCGCACGCTCGCGAAAAACTTCAGTTCAATCTTCATCGTCGCTACGCCGCCCGGCTTTCAACCGAGCAATTCGGAAAAAGGAATGAAACGCACCGTCTCGCCCGCGCTGATCGCGTGGTTGGGCGGATTGTCGATCAAGCCGTCGCCCCATACCGTCGATGTCAGCACGGCCGAGCTCTGGTTCGGAAACAGGTCGAGCCCGCCCGCCGCGTTCACGCGCGCGCGCAGGAATTCGTTGCGGCGATCCGCCTTGTTCTGCGTGAAATCCGCGCGCAGCGACACCGCGCGCGGCGCGACCTGCGCCGCCCCCGCGACGCGCAACAGGAACGGCCGCACGAACAGCAGGAACGTGACGAAGCTCGACACCGGGTTGCCCGGCAGGCCGATGAAATACGCTTCGCCGCCGGACGTCGCGTGCATGGCGCGCGTGTCGCTCGCATCGCTCGCGCCGTGCGCGTTCGCCTCAACGGCAGCCGCGCCGCTCGCCGCGCCGTCTCGCCTGATCGCGCCGAACGCGAGCGGCTTGCCCGGCTTCATCGCGATCTGCCACAACGCGAGCCGGCCTTCCGCCTCGACCGCGGGCTTCACGTGATCCTCGTCGCCCACCGACACGCCGCCGCTCGTCACGATCACATCGTGCTCGCGCGCCGCCTCGCGTAACGCCGCGCGCGTCGCGTCGAGCCGATCCGGCACGATGCCGTAGTCGGTCACGTCGCAGCCGAGCCGCTCGAGCAGCCCGCGCAGCGTGAAGCGGTTCGAGTTGTAGATCGCGCCGGGCTTGAGCGGCTCGCCCGGCATCGTCAGTTCGTCGCCCGTGAAGAATACCGCCACCTTCACGCGCCGCGTGACCGCGAGCGACACGCAGCCGACCGATGCCGCGAGCCCCATCGCCTGCGGCGTCATCCGCGTGCCGGCGGGCAGGATCACCGAACCGCGGCGAATGTCCGCGCCCTGCGCGGTGATCCATTCGCCCACCGTCGGCGTATGCAGGATGTCGACCTGGTCGCCCGCCGCCTCCGTTTGCTCCTGCATCACGACCGCGTCCGCGCCGGCCGGCACGGACGCGCCCGTGAAGATGCGCGCGGCCGTCCCCGGCGCGAGCGGCGCCGCCGGATGGCCGGCGGCAATTCGCTGCGACACCGGCAAGCGCCGCTCGCCGCGCGTCAGGTCGGCGATGCGCACCGCGTAGCCGTCCATCGCGCTCGTGTTCATCGGCGGCACGTCGAGCCCGGACGCGACGTCGGCCGCGAGCACGCGGTTGAGTGCCTCGAGCGTCGGCACGGTTTCAATCTCGGCGAGCGGACGCGCCGCCGCGAGCAGCGCCGTCAGCGCATCGGCCGTCGACAGCATCGGCACGCGCGGCGTCTGGGGAGTGGGGTGGGACATCGTCGATTGAAATGTTGACCGGATGGCGACATTGTAGCGACGCCTTCGCGCGGATGTGAGCGACCGATCGCAACGATTCGCGCCCGCGCCGATTCGCGCCCGCGCGGCGCACGAGCGCCGCGCATCGTCACGCATCGCGGCGGATGGCGGTGAATGGCGATGATTTCCGACGAATCGCGGCCCACCGTTCGCATGCGATGAACGGCAATCGGTGCATCGCCCGAGATCGCGGCGGCGCGATCGGTCAAGCTCGCCGCGTTCGGTATCCCGCTCGGTATCCGTTTGACGCGCGCGGCAACCACGCGTGCGCAGGCGACCGATCGAAAAAACAGCCGCCGGAACAACCACCGACGACGCAAGCGGCCGATCGGGCGGCACGCCCAGGCCGCCCCGCTCGCCGATACGGCGGGCCGGGCCGGCACGGAACAGACCCGACGGACCCGACGAACGCGACCCGCGATCCGCAACCCACGCCGCAGGCGCCGCCGGTCGGCCGGAATCGCGCGGTGGCCGTGTAGCGGCCGTTTGGCGCAGCAACGCTGCGTCACCGCGTCGCACCGGCGGCTTCGCGCTACACCGCGCAGCGTGCCGCCTGCCCGCCGATGGGGGCAGGCGGCACGCTGCGCGACGGACCGATGCCGGCCGGCGGCCGAACGTGCGCCGGCCCGGCGAACGACAGCAACGGCAACGGCAACAACGATATCGCGCGGCACCGCCCCGCCGCCGGCACATCACGCCATCATGCGCCCGTGTGCGCGGCGATGAAGTCCTTCACCTGCTGCGCGCTCGCGTCGACCACCTCGAAGCGCTGCGGCAACGCCTCGAGCCCGTCGAACGCGGCGGGCCGCGACGGCTCCCGCCCGAGCGCCTCGCGAATCGTTTCGCCGAACTTGATCGGCTGCGCGGTCTCGAGCACGATCATCGGCACGCCCGGCTGCAGATGCTCGCGCGCCACTTTCAGGCCGTCGGCCGTGTGCGTGTCGATCGTCGTGCGATAGCGCTCGAACACGTCGCGGATCGTCGCGAGCCGGTCCGCGTGCGTGCTGCGGCCCGACACGAAGCCGAACTCGGCGACGCGCGCGAAATCGCCGCTCGCCGCGAGATCGAAGCCACCCTTTTGCTCGACGTCGCGAAACAGCTGAACGACGCGCGCCGGATCGCGGCCGAGCAGGTCGAACACGAAGCGCTCGAAGTTCGACGCCTTCGAGATGTCCATGCTCGGGCTGCTCGTGTGGTACGTGTGCTCGGCGCTGCGCACGCGATACGCACCCGTGCGGAAGAATTCGTCGAGCACGTCGTTCTCGTTGGTCGCGACGACGAGCTTCTCGATCGGCAGCCCCATCATCCGCGCGATGTGGCCCGCGCAGACATTGCCGAAGTTGCCCGACGGCACCGTAAACGACACGCGCTCGTCGTTCGTGCGCGTCGCCGCGAAATAGCCCTTGAAGTAGTACACGACCTGCGCGACGACACGCGCCCAGTTGATCGAATTGACCGTGCCGATCTTCTGCTGCGCCTTGAACGCGTGATCGTTCGACACGGCCTTCACGATGTCCTGGCAATCGTCGAACACGCCCTTCACCGCGAGGTTGAAGATGTTCGGGTCCTGCAGGCTGTACATCTGGGCCGTCTGGAACGCACTCATCTTCCGGTGCGGCGACAGCATGAACACGCGCACGCCCCGCTTGCCGCGCATCGCGTATTCGGCCGCGCTGCCCGTATCGCCCGACGTCGCGCCGAGGATGTTCAGCGTTTCGCCGTGCGCGGCGAGCGTGTACTCGAACAGGTTGCCGAGCAACTGCATCGCCATGTCCTTGAACGCGAGCGTCGGGCCGTTCGACAGTTCGAGCAGCGAGACCGGCGCGCCGTTCTCGGCACCGAGCGTCGTGAGCGGCGTGATGTCGGCCGCGTTGCCGCCGTGGCGCGTGTGACGATAGACGTCGGCCGTATACGTGCGGCGCGTGATCGCGCGCAGGTCGTCGGCCGGGATGTCGTCGCAGAACTTCGCGAGGATCTCGAACGCGAGATCCGCGTACGGCAGCGCGCGCCAGCGCGCGAGCTCGTCCGCGCTCACCCGCGGATACTCGCTCGGCAGGTAGAGCCCGCCGTCCTTCGCGAGGCCGCCGAGCAGGATGTCGGAGAACGTGTGACGCTCGCCGATGCCGGCGCCGCGCGTGGAGATGTAATTCATGTCATCCTCAGTTGAGCGCTTCCATGCGCAGCTTCGTGACCTTCGACACGACGGTCGCGAGCGATTCGATGCGCGCGATCGCCGCGTTGACGTTCTTCTCGACCGTCTCGTGCGTGATGAGGATGATGTCGGTCTCGCCGTTCGCGTCGTCCACCTGCTCCGATTCCTTCTGCAACAGCGCGTCGATCGAGATGCCCGATTCGGCGAGGATGCGCGTGATGTCGGCGAGCACGCCCGTCTGGTCGGCGACGCGCAGGCGCAGGTAATAGCCGCTCGTCACCTCTTCGATCGGCAGGATCGGCGTGTTCGACAGGCTGTCCGGCTGGAACGCGAGGTGCGGCACGCGGTGCTCGGGGTCCGCCGTATGCAGGCGCGTGACGTCGACGAGATCCGCGACGACGGCCGAGGCCGTCGGCTCGGCGCCCGCGCCCTTGCCGTAGTACAGCGTCGTGCCGACCGCATCGCCGTGCACGACGACCGCGTTCATCGCGCCCTCGACGTTCGCGAGCAGGCGCTTGGCCGGAATCAGCGTCGGATGCACGCGCAGCTCGATGCCGCGCTCGGTGCGGCGCGTGATGCCGAGCAGCTTGATCCGGTAGCCGAGTTCCTCCGCGTATTTGATGTCGGTCGCGGCGAGCCGGCTGATGCCTTCGACGTACGCGC is a window of Burkholderia mallei ATCC 23344 DNA encoding:
- a CDS encoding molybdopterin molybdotransferase MoeA, which codes for MLSTADALTALLAAARPLAEIETVPTLEALNRVLAADVASGLDVPPMNTSAMDGYAVRIADLTRGERRLPVSQRIAAGHPAAPLAPGTAARIFTGASVPAGADAVVMQEQTEAAGDQVDILHTPTVGEWITAQGADIRRGSVILPAGTRMTPQAMGLAASVGCVSLAVTRRVKVAVFFTGDELTMPGEPLKPGAIYNSNRFTLRGLLERLGCDVTDYGIVPDRLDATRAALREAAREHDVIVTSGGVSVGDEDHVKPAVEAEGRLALWQIAMKPGKPLAFGAIRRDGAASGAAAVEANAHGASDASDTRAMHATSGGEAYFIGLPGNPVSSFVTFLLFVRPFLLRVAGAAQVAPRAVSLRADFTQNKADRRNEFLRARVNAAGGLDLFPNQSSAVLTSTVWGDGLIDNPPNHAISAGETVRFIPFSELLG
- the moaD gene encoding molybdopterin converting factor subunit 1, yielding MKIELKFFASVREALGVASETVTVPDGVATVGDVRAWLRARGGAWADTLAEGRALRMACNHTMTDAGTRITEGCEVAFFPPVTGG
- the moaE gene encoding molybdopterin synthase catalytic subunit MoaE; translation: MATVRVQADDFDVSAEIAALRARNPKVGAIACFVGTVRDLNEGEQIDALELEHYPGMTEKALAAIAEDAIARWPGIDVAIVHRVGKLYPLDQIVFVATVSAHRGDAFQSCEFVMDYLKTQAPFWKKEKTPAGERWVDARSADDAALARWGVESGNAREKRST
- the thrC gene encoding threonine synthase; translated protein: MNYISTRGAGIGERHTFSDILLGGLAKDGGLYLPSEYPRVSADELARWRALPYADLAFEILAKFCDDIPADDLRAITRRTYTADVYRHTRHGGNAADITPLTTLGAENGAPVSLLELSNGPTLAFKDMAMQLLGNLFEYTLAAHGETLNILGATSGDTGSAAEYAMRGKRGVRVFMLSPHRKMSAFQTAQMYSLQDPNIFNLAVKGVFDDCQDIVKAVSNDHAFKAQQKIGTVNSINWARVVAQVVYYFKGYFAATRTNDERVSFTVPSGNFGNVCAGHIARMMGLPIEKLVVATNENDVLDEFFRTGAYRVRSAEHTYHTSSPSMDISKASNFERFVFDLLGRDPARVVQLFRDVEQKGGFDLAASGDFARVAEFGFVSGRSTHADRLATIRDVFERYRTTIDTHTADGLKVAREHLQPGVPMIVLETAQPIKFGETIREALGREPSRPAAFDGLEALPQRFEVVDASAQQVKDFIAAHTGA